AACCAAACGATTAGCAGAAAATGCttcaataatattgttttaacattgtttgtttacgtttttcataaaattaatattaagtTGATCCCAATGTATATTTCATACTTAAATACGAAGAAATAGTAGTATCTCATGACTTATGTTCAAATTACTTGTGCTGTTATGCAGATCATACAACGTCGGTTTGACGGATCGATAAATTTTAATCGCAGCTGGGAAGATTATCAGCTAGGATTTGGATTTCTTTCGAGTGAATTATGGATCGGTAATAAGAGGCTTTCATACTTAACCAATCAAAAGAGATATCAACTCCGTATTGACTTGACGACAACAGATGGTTCGTCTTTCTATGTGACGTATGACACATTCCGAATAAGCGATGACTCCAACAGCTACAAGATCGTCAAAGCAGAAATTACTAACAGAACAGTAGGTAAATATATAGAACTACTTTGTAGTACGTTTATTCATTTCTAAATAAGTCTTGTCTTGTCGAAAGAAGTTTCGATATATGTGagtaaataaaactattaaaGAGAGTGATGATACCTTTATCAATATTCAAGCCCAAACGGGTTCTTAAGTTTACTTCTCTCTGCCTTATTTCCTGTTTCTACTACACTGTGTTTGTTGTGTATAATGTGAAAACAACCAGCatactgaactgaactgaacttaCTAATAATTCCCTATTTTGTAACATCTTTCTGTACAGTCTATCTGTTTAATTATATCATCTCCTAAGTCTGATCTTCATCTCATTAAGTTTTGCTTTATTCATTGTTGTTTATCTAATTTAGTGAACTTTAGCGATAACATCTTGATGGGATCGTAATATAGTTTTGGTGATAATATCTTTATGGGAACGTAATATAGTTTTTATCAGTTACATTCACATATGGAGTAATTCTGTCAAACTTGTCAACCAAACACAAAACCACTGCTTGAAGTTCTCACTCTTTACTTGCAATTAGCAATACTGGTTATGTTTACTTGCGAAGTTCACTAAATCAATGGctaatgttttttatatttttttattctgctAGTCTTTGTAGATAACTACATCGAGTGGTGTCCAACAAATAAAACCTACAATGAGTGTCAACTTTGCGAGGCTACCTGTGCAGATCCTGATAGTTGTATCAATACTTCCTGCAAAGGATCTCATTCGTGTGTCTGTCCTGACGGATTTTTGATGAACGGTGATAACTGCATTAGAATAGAGGACTGCGGATGTTTCATGGAAAATGAAACAGATGGAGAGAGGGGTGTATTGCTAAAAGTACGTGTTTTCTTTCAGATCGTGATATCTATTACCAATAGTGAATATAATTTAACAGTTGCTTTCAAACTGCAGTTAATGGATCGATTTGCATTTGCCTCCGACCCCTTGCAACCCGCATCCTCTTCAACTTTGGATATACGCAGTTTTGCCAGTAAAGTTAGGAAAACTGATATATCTTGTATATGTTTGCAGTTTTTCATCTTATCACTACTTAAAGAAACTTTTTCAGATCCCTAAAGTTACTTATGATGCCTGTAACGATTTTCTACTTTCCAGGAAGGAGGAATTTACGTCTCTCCAAACTGTGAcgagaaatgttcttgtacggATAATCATCTTTCGTGTGACGATACTTATCAATGCGATCCTAACGCAGATTGTGAAGACAGAAACGGTCTGTTGCAATGTTACTGTCCGCCAGGATATAGCGGAGACGGCACACAGTGTAGGCCTACAGGCGGCACAGTCCCTTCTGACTGTAAAGAACTGTACAACAATGGCGAGAGAACAAGTGGCGTCTATGAAATCCAACCCACAAATTGGCCTGACTCTCCATTCGAAGTGTACTGTAATATGTCTGACGGGGGAGGCTGGACGGTAAGTGTGACAGTTTTTTCTTAAACCAGTGATCCGCAGCTTTTAGGCCGACGACACACAAGTCATCCATGAGGACCAAACTACCACCCACCATAGCCCCATCCCTCAGAACGGACGTTCAAAATAAATTAGCTTGGATTGTAAATATTATGTCAAACAATGACTTGAAGATAATCAATCtccatatacatatatctgAAAACTCCACCAACATATATTTAAGACCCACGTTCGATTTTACACCCGTAAGCAAGTTTAAACAACGTTGCCGTATGTAGAACACAGGATTAGGCTACCCATTAGACAGAAAAAGTTGAATGACTAATTTATTGCCACTGTGGTATTACTATCAGGGATTTATTTTTAGAAACTTCATAAAACTTTACCTATTGGTTGTTCCCTTGAATGAGaattgatgttttattttttttattttgttacgtGCAATAgttatgacatcacaatatTGGTGCTGGAAAACACTTCCGAATAACTATAactaatatgtatgtatttttcttAAGAACTAAATCTTTACATTGATCATTTTAGGTATTCCAGCGTCGCGTTGATGCTTCACAAGACTTTTATCTTTTTTGGGATGACTACAAGATTGGCTTTGGTAATCGAAGTCGGAACTTCTGGCTCGGAAATGAAAAGATATATGGCTTGACGAACCAAAGACCATATGAGCTCCGGATCGACTTTGTTGACAAAAATGGCGATCCTTACTACGCCAAATACGATTTCTTTCGTATCAGTGACGAGAACGATAACTTCAGGCTAGATGTTGGAAATTATTCTGACGGAGATGCAGGTCGGTTAATATCTCCCGATTAATCAATCCCATCATGTTATTTTCGTCAGATTGACATCATAtatcaagtttattttataACGAAGTGTTTATAAAGAAGTATGTAATACTATTTGTATGAAGTCCACTAGCCAATAACTTACTAGTTTATACAAGCTGTTTTGCCTCTGTTGATGGTAGAATCTGGTTACTTACTTTGGTGATAATTTGCTGATCTAAGTAAGGAGCATATATCTATAAGGAAGAATTCTCTGGCCAAATAGCTGGACCTAACGACCTTTGGACCTACGAAAAATGAAACTCAAGACACTTCAGTTAGTAATATATAAACCCGCCATGTTATACAGtacctaattaattctataCTTCTTTGCATAAGGCGCACACATAGTGAAAAGATTAGTTATTTATATTCGACAAGACAGACCGAATACAAGCAGTAATTTTTAATGTTATCAGACATGTAATGTAACGACTAGACGTTTTTACAAATCCATTACTCAAAAGGAAAGTATGGAAATAACACAGGATAAGATGATTATGAACCATACGCAAATTTTCACTCATACGAATACACCCACGGGCGTGGGCacaaacaaaaacttaaatattgaatatattatCATTTCACTGGGCTGGAAACACGCGTAGCTCGTGTTA
This window of the Apostichopus japonicus isolate 1M-3 chromosome 9, ASM3797524v1, whole genome shotgun sequence genome carries:
- the LOC139973321 gene encoding uncharacterized protein, yielding MIMDCLLVRAVLVSFLCTVTIGFTLADGMSNQQLFVGATEGKVNNNVLLYQRPEYPRDCHEVLHRCSPTSSSGVYLIKPDGYAEPFEVYCDNTADDGGWTIIQRRFDGSINFNRSWEDYQLGFGFLSSELWIGNKRLSYLTNQKRYQLRIDLTTTDGSSFYVTYDTFRISDDSNSYKIVKAEITNRTVVFVDNYIEWCPTNKTYNECQLCEATCADPDSCINTSCKGSHSCVCPDGFLMNGDNCIRIEDCGCFMENETDGERGVLLKEGGIYVSPNCDEKCSCTDNHLSCDDTYQCDPNADCEDRNGLLQCYCPPGYSGDGTQCRPTGGTVPSDCKELYNNGERTSGVYEIQPTNWPDSPFEVYCNMSDGGGWTVFQRRVDASQDFYLFWDDYKIGFGNRSRNFWLGNEKIYGLTNQRPYELRIDFVDKNGDPYYAKYDFFRISDENDNFRLDVGNYSDGDAGDSLTDHDDQPFTTRDNDNDDYDFSDYSSEKNNLARIYDGAWWYMNYDYNNDYISSLNGPYASYSFYWNTLPGSFNYIKFTEMKVRAIDEE